The following coding sequences are from one Rutidosis leptorrhynchoides isolate AG116_Rl617_1_P2 chromosome 11, CSIRO_AGI_Rlap_v1, whole genome shotgun sequence window:
- the LOC139877124 gene encoding TOM1-like protein 5 translates to MAAELVNAATSERLTEMDWTKSIEICELVARDNRQARDVIKAIKKRLGSKSKDTQLFAVMLLEVLMNNIGEPIHTQVIDTGILPILVKIVKKKSTSDLPVREKIFLLLDATQTSLGGASGRFPQYYSAYYDLVSSGVKFSQRPEVLPRNRSNSDSSKSNSSVGEVATNGHDRSAPPPPPPTVPQPVPESSIVKKAGSALEVLRDVLDAIDVRHPEQAKDEFTLDLVEQCSFHKQRVMHLAVTSRDERTISQAVELNDQLQKALSRHDALVSGRSVPVYDAQIDQEDTEEEDPEQLFRRMRKGKARVRPEADNHQPERPLLVSSVPPDRLNRPLIRPISLGPKDEPATTRPTTIAAPAESAIATGVVIPPPPSKHVEREKFFQENKTDGTSIGCHMRGLSLHSRNASSSRRDSFDISD, encoded by the exons ATGGCAGCCGAACTTGTTAATGCAGCAACAAGCGAAAGATTAACGGAAATGGATTGGACCAAAAGCATTGAAATTTGTGAATTAGTTGCGCGTGATAATAG GCAAGCTAGAGATGTCATCAAAGCCATCAAAAAAAGGTTGGGAAGTAAAAGCAAAGATACTCAATTATTTGCTGTTATG TTGTTAGAGGTGTTGATGAACAATATTGGAGAACCAATTCACACACAAGTAATTGACACTGGGATCCTCCCTATACTTGTCAAAATAGTGAAGAAAAAG TCCACTTCTGATCTGCCTGTACGAGAGAAAATATTTCTTCTTCTAGATGCAACACAGACATCTCTTGGTGGAGCTTCCGGAAGGTTCCCTCAGTACTACTCTGCATACTATGATTTGGTG AGTTCTGGAGTAAAATTCTCTCAAAGACCTGAAGTTCTTCCCAGAAATCGTTCAAATTCAGACAGCAGTAAAAGCAACTCGAGTGTCGGTGAAGTTGCCACCAATGGACATGACCGGAGTGCACCGCCGCCACCTCCCCCAACTGTCCCGCAGCCTGTTCCTGAATCTAG TATCGTTAAAAAAGCCGGATCCGCATTAGAAGTGTTGAGAGACGTCCTTGATGCCATTGATGTCAGACATCCAGAG CAAGCCAAGGATGAGTTCACCCTGGATCTGGTTGAACAGTGTTCATTTCATAAACAACGAGTTATGCATCTTGCTGTTACCTCCCG GGATGAGCGGACTATATCTCAAGCAGTGGAGTTAAATGATCAGCTCCAAAAGGCACTTTCAAGACATGATGCTCTCGTTTCTGGTAGGTCTGTTCCTGTATATGATGCCCAAATTGACCAAGAGGATACAGAGGAAGAGGACCCCGAACAACTCTTCAGAAG GATGAGGAAAGGAAAAGCACGTGTAAGACCCGAGGCCGATAATCATCAACCAGAGCGGCCCTTACTTGTGTCTTCAGTTCCCCCTGATAGGCTTAACCGACCTCTAATCAGGCCCATCAGTTTGGGCCCAAAAGATGAACCTGCTACAACCCGACCAACTACAATTGCAGCTCCAGCTGAGTCTGCAATTGCAACAGGTGTTGTAATCCCACCCCCACCTTCAAAACATGTTGAAAGGGAGAAATTCTTTCAAGAAAATAAAACAGACGGTACTTCAATCGGTTGTCACATGCGGGGTCTCTCTTTACACAGCCGAAATGCTAGCAGTTCTCGCCGCGACAGTTTTGATATCAGCGACTGA